The Enterococcus wangshanyuanii genome has a window encoding:
- a CDS encoding helix-turn-helix transcriptional regulator produces the protein MPKKKNSSFESSIHVWRARKRMTQQELADKVGVSRVTIVQLERNRYNPSLLLAHDIAEVFEVPIEQVFTFKKINEEEQKNDH, from the coding sequence ATGCCGAAGAAAAAGAATAGCAGCTTTGAGTCCAGTATCCACGTGTGGAGAGCAAGAAAACGTATGACTCAACAAGAATTAGCCGATAAAGTAGGAGTTTCGAGAGTAACAATTGTTCAATTAGAACGAAACCGTTATAATCCGTCACTTTTATTGGCGCATGACATTGCTGAGGTTTTTGAAGTGCCAATCGAGCAAGTATTTACCTTTAAAAAGATCAATGAGGAGGAACAAAAAAATGATCATTAG